One genomic window of Comamonas serinivorans includes the following:
- a CDS encoding DUF11 domain-containing protein, protein MRHILRALAVCWLLTASWAQAQIVFLSPDENQPVPPSAVDWSFTNNAYDAFNDYAAAHGLTISDHRGALSSATPDATLFNGAQLVVLTTTYARIHSAWYPVLADLMLHRPDLTFVMFPDGCCSADTNLQPLVDIINQGVGWGLSAPTYQPSLISSPLNTASLYAGSFSGLPVLEGGYYRFVQNVPGDNALYLPQGSGLPQPSDAVNAYAFFVPQQGFNGGQGACLFLTADISPFQFAGQPARIAEAFMNAATDPSGACKQATRAPDLAVTLTGPATAMVGVAQTFTLHITNQGASASADGTVSLPLPTGLTVDAGSLPASCSVTGATLTCSLGALAASTGSTTLSFQATASQAGSYDLVATVANVTAETNLANNTATASLQVADVPVVAPVAKPVPGLGALGAGLLAALMAGVVRVRRRAG, encoded by the coding sequence ATGCGCCACATCCTGCGTGCACTGGCGGTGTGTTGGTTGTTGACCGCCTCCTGGGCACAGGCCCAGATCGTCTTTCTGTCGCCCGATGAAAACCAGCCTGTTCCACCGTCTGCGGTGGACTGGTCATTCACCAACAACGCCTATGACGCGTTCAACGACTATGCGGCTGCGCATGGCCTGACGATCTCGGACCACCGCGGGGCCCTCAGCTCGGCGACGCCCGACGCCACGCTGTTCAACGGCGCGCAGCTCGTGGTGCTGACGACGACCTACGCCCGCATCCACAGCGCGTGGTACCCGGTGCTGGCCGACCTCATGCTGCACCGGCCCGATCTCACGTTCGTGATGTTTCCCGACGGCTGCTGCAGCGCGGACACCAACCTGCAGCCCCTGGTCGACATCATCAACCAGGGCGTGGGCTGGGGCCTGTCGGCGCCCACCTACCAGCCCAGCCTCATCAGCTCGCCCTTGAACACGGCGTCGCTGTATGCCGGCAGTTTTTCGGGTTTGCCGGTCTTGGAAGGAGGGTATTACCGTTTTGTCCAAAACGTGCCTGGCGACAACGCGTTGTACCTGCCGCAAGGGTCGGGCTTGCCACAGCCCAGCGACGCCGTGAACGCCTACGCTTTCTTCGTGCCGCAGCAGGGTTTCAATGGCGGGCAGGGCGCTTGCCTTTTCCTCACCGCCGACATCAGCCCGTTTCAGTTTGCGGGCCAACCGGCCCGGATCGCCGAAGCTTTCATGAACGCCGCCACCGACCCCAGCGGCGCCTGCAAGCAAGCCACGCGCGCACCCGACCTGGCCGTCACCCTGACCGGGCCCGCCACGGCCATGGTGGGCGTGGCGCAGACCTTCACCCTGCACATCACCAACCAGGGCGCCAGCGCCAGTGCCGACGGCACCGTGAGCCTGCCCCTGCCCACAGGGCTGACGGTGGACGCCGGCAGCCTGCCGGCCAGCTGCAGCGTCACTGGCGCCACCTTGACCTGTTCCCTGGGTGCCCTGGCCGCCTCGACGGGCAGCACCACGCTGAGTTTTCAGGCCACGGCGAGCCAGGCGGGCAGCTACGACCTGGTGGCCACGGTCGCGAACGTCACGGCCGAAACCAACCTGGCCAACAACACCGCCACCGCGTCGCTGCAGGTGGCCGATGTCCCCGTCGTCGCGCCCGTGGCGAAGCCGGTGCCCGGCCTGGGCGCCCTCGGTGCTGGCCTGCTGGCGGCGTTGATGGCCGGCGTGGTGCGCGTGCGCCGCCGCGCTGGCTGA
- a CDS encoding sugar transferase → MAKRAFDWIVSSLALLLLAPVLALVAVAVRLDSPGPVLFRQQRVGLQGRLFWIHKFRSMRWQPAGLPAAGPQVTAGSDARITRVGRWLRRSKLDELPQLWDVWRGAMSLVGPRPEVPRFMACYAPAVRAQILSVRPGITDWAAVAFRDEERLLAQAADPELAYVQAVMPIKQAYYLQYVATRSLAGDLRILWATACAVLGVRVALPDVMNGKQGIPLQTHGLSQTAGETNGNRD, encoded by the coding sequence ATGGCCAAGCGCGCCTTCGACTGGATCGTGAGCAGCCTGGCCTTGCTGCTGCTGGCGCCCGTGCTGGCGCTGGTGGCCGTGGCCGTGCGGCTGGATTCGCCGGGGCCGGTGCTGTTCCGGCAGCAGCGCGTGGGCCTGCAGGGGCGGCTGTTCTGGATCCACAAGTTCCGCAGCATGCGCTGGCAGCCGGCCGGGCTGCCAGCGGCCGGCCCGCAGGTCACCGCAGGCTCGGATGCGCGCATCACGCGCGTGGGCCGCTGGCTGCGGCGCAGCAAGCTCGACGAGCTGCCGCAGCTGTGGGACGTGTGGCGGGGCGCCATGAGCCTGGTCGGGCCCCGGCCTGAAGTGCCGCGCTTCATGGCCTGCTACGCCCCGGCGGTGCGGGCGCAGATCCTCTCGGTGCGGCCGGGCATCACGGACTGGGCAGCCGTGGCGTTTCGCGACGAGGAGCGCCTGCTGGCGCAGGCGGCCGACCCCGAGCTGGCCTATGTGCAGGCCGTGATGCCCATCAAGCAGGCCTATTACCTGCAGTACGTGGCCACGCGCAGCCTCGCCGGCGATCTGCGCATCCTCTGGGCCACGGCGTGCGCCGTGTTGGGGGTACGCGTCGCTCTGCCTGATGTGATGAACGGCAAGCAGGGCATACCGCTGCAGACACACGGCCTGTCGCAGACGGCGGGTGAAACGAACGGGAATCGGGACTGA
- a CDS encoding polysaccharide biosynthesis protein, producing MVRMGQWLTRYVVIDAVLVAAAWWLAFGLRFGFRSLAAGEYTHIAISGFPAAMVCMLMGLFLARVNRQTWRFVSLVDLRRLAGGALAGGLLTAAAIQLMQMPGFPRSVFLLFMLTTVILLGGVRATARSLGERQQAQQQRHEGQQRLLIVGTLAEADHALRQLKGSARWLVVGIVSPLSDELGHSLQNVPVLGTVQQLDQIAHVKQTRMVLLASPPGAPLRREMLMHTGEAGLSLLTLPDADQWLDAEASTDLRQVQLEDLLGRTPVALDDHGLTELMSGKTVLVTGAGGSIGSELCRQIARFGVARLVCVDVSEYAIYQLEQSLRRSHPHMQGVYLTANVREAERLDAILMAYKPVLVLHAAAYKHVPLMESQNAVEALRTNVLGTVNVAGAAGRAGVQRFVLVSTDKAVNPTNVMGASKRLAERVVQDVAGQYPATQFVAVRFGNVLGSSGSVVPLFSAQIARGGPVTVTHPDIVRYFMTIPEAAQLVLQAGLMGRSRQIFVLDMGEPVKIAELARLLIRLSGKTEQDVPIAFTGLRPGEKLYEELLADDETTERTPHAKLRIAKVGADDSAVSGQVLAWLNEAGPAPTGEAVRAWLKRQVPEYQPNDSTG from the coding sequence ATGGTGCGCATGGGACAGTGGCTCACACGCTACGTGGTGATCGACGCGGTGCTGGTGGCCGCCGCCTGGTGGCTGGCCTTCGGCCTGCGCTTCGGCTTTCGCTCGCTGGCGGCGGGCGAGTACACGCACATCGCCATCAGCGGCTTTCCGGCCGCCATGGTCTGCATGCTGATGGGGCTGTTCCTGGCGCGCGTGAACCGCCAGACCTGGCGCTTCGTCAGCCTGGTGGACCTGCGGCGCCTGGCCGGCGGGGCGCTGGCGGGCGGCCTGCTGACGGCAGCGGCGATCCAGCTGATGCAGATGCCGGGCTTCCCGCGCTCGGTGTTCCTGCTGTTCATGCTCACCACCGTGATCCTGCTGGGCGGCGTGCGGGCCACGGCCCGCTCGCTGGGCGAGCGCCAGCAGGCCCAGCAGCAGCGCCACGAGGGGCAGCAGCGGCTGCTCATCGTGGGCACGCTGGCCGAGGCCGACCACGCGCTGCGCCAGCTCAAGGGCTCGGCGCGCTGGCTGGTCGTGGGCATCGTCTCGCCGCTGAGCGACGAGCTGGGCCACAGCCTGCAGAACGTGCCGGTGCTGGGCACGGTGCAGCAGCTCGACCAGATCGCCCACGTCAAGCAGACGCGCATGGTCTTGCTGGCCAGCCCGCCCGGGGCGCCGCTGCGGCGCGAGATGCTGATGCACACCGGCGAGGCCGGGCTGAGCCTGCTCACCCTGCCCGATGCCGACCAGTGGCTGGACGCCGAGGCCAGCACGGACCTGCGCCAGGTGCAGCTGGAGGACCTGCTGGGCCGCACCCCCGTGGCGCTGGACGACCACGGCCTGACCGAGCTGATGTCGGGCAAGACCGTGCTGGTGACGGGCGCGGGCGGCTCTATCGGCTCCGAGCTGTGCCGCCAGATCGCCCGCTTTGGCGTGGCGCGGCTGGTGTGCGTGGACGTGTCCGAATACGCCATCTACCAGCTCGAGCAATCGCTGCGCCGCAGCCACCCGCACATGCAGGGGGTGTACCTGACGGCCAACGTGCGCGAAGCCGAACGCCTGGACGCCATCCTCATGGCCTACAAGCCCGTGCTGGTGCTGCACGCCGCGGCCTACAAGCACGTGCCCCTGATGGAGAGCCAGAACGCCGTCGAGGCCCTGCGCACCAACGTGCTGGGCACGGTGAACGTGGCCGGCGCGGCGGGGCGGGCCGGCGTGCAGCGCTTCGTGCTCGTGTCCACCGACAAGGCCGTCAACCCCACCAACGTGATGGGCGCCAGCAAACGCCTGGCCGAGCGCGTGGTGCAGGACGTGGCGGGCCAGTACCCGGCGACGCAGTTCGTCGCGGTCCGCTTCGGCAACGTGCTGGGCTCGAGTGGTTCGGTGGTGCCGCTGTTTTCGGCACAGATCGCGCGCGGCGGCCCGGTCACCGTCACCCACCCCGACATCGTGCGCTACTTCATGACCATCCCCGAGGCGGCCCAGTTGGTGCTGCAGGCGGGGCTGATGGGGCGCTCGCGGCAGATCTTCGTGCTGGACATGGGCGAGCCCGTGAAGATCGCCGAGCTGGCGCGCCTGCTCATCCGCCTGTCCGGCAAGACCGAGCAGGACGTGCCCATCGCCTTCACCGGCTTGCGCCCGGGCGAGAAGCTGTACGAAGAGCTGCTGGCCGATGACGAGACCACCGAACGCACGCCCCACGCCAAGCTGCGCATCGCCAAGGTGGGGGCGGACGACAGTGCGGTCAGCGGCCAGGTGCTGGCCTGGTTGAACGAGGCCGGACCGGCGCCCACCGGCGAGGCCGTGCGCGCCTGGCTCAAGCGCCAGGTGCCCGAATACCAGCCCAACGACTCCACCGGCTGA